From a region of the Octopus sinensis linkage group LG18, ASM634580v1, whole genome shotgun sequence genome:
- the LOC115221518 gene encoding uncharacterized protein LOC115221518 — translation METDFLRQMVNLTLDSDEKIKFYRIKVEEFPNMLEECFNLKVNALKAKLQKVENALRNEILLDLQEEICNQHAKVFLLWTLHEQILAKEISIEILGKDPDNLLALTNQALMFVHYENFPEVDRVLDKLNTLKSSPNFPSLEARGKAEIACCISRISFHHYQRAIELFKEALQVCPNNYFWLFRLALLIYRRMRILYDKEKIEKSSKEATEILQRITSNYPCYVNDHLMAKTLALLGSLENTAFFRSRNWRTIEYFQRACSMFPQDRFVMEKSATFYLSIGKYEDAQKLLEEAVKRNETSLSHHHLGIIYKNQIPEYKDLCVKELPFSNCETQELKELKVEKRILKCPERIPDIERNENVDKAEYHFKRAYSLDPQNLHVMYDLALLYRSVREYENAMKCFEDIDFSVLNIWDTIKYFIQYGKFCFFLADKKESEEEKQDLIDVGTDMFVCAINHLSEILVLNKRQKKIWEIKKIMEGIYKFADTEYKSNLMKLIQSIKELPDEGGIFPKLLKECGGNELSQKLRLLCRQEEFQQAFLHLEFSGCQQSEIDVDLRKTIYLQYAKEFYGKRQKVATIIFKKYYKLCFGHSQESEHKAGSVGSSKIPFFQYDVYILTSKSDNGDAKHLAESLVTYFGLQTSYGDSDFTLGIGKMVNVNKVMEDSCHIGIFYSKDILSETKYAVEIMKNRKLKTGKIFLVNSNNSSEIAKHLQSFPNVDYKNKNNIELLRLFELLCSSEKDR, via the coding sequence gactctgatgaaaaaataaaattttacaggATAAAAGTTGAAGAATTTCCAAACATGCTGGAAGAATGTTTTAACCTTAAAGTGAATGCACTTAAGGCCAAGTTGCAAAAAGTTGAAAATGCCTTAAGAAATGAGATTTTGCTTGATTTACAAGAAGAAATTTGCAACCAACATGCTAAAGTCTTCCTCCTTTGGACTCTACATGAGCAAATATTGGCCAAGGAAATCTCCATTGAAATACTGGGAAAAGATCCGGATAACTTGTTGGCATTAACAAACCAAGCGTTAATGTTCGTGCATTATGAAAATTTCCCTGAAGTCGATAGAGTGCTGGACAAACTGAACACTTTAAAAAGCAGCCCCAATTTCCCTTCATTGGAAGCGAGAGGTAAAGCTGAAATTGCCTGTTGCATTTCTAGAATATCTTTTCACCATTATCAACGTGCCATTGAACTTTTCAAAGAAGCTCTTCAGGTTTGCCCAAACAATTACTTTTGGCTTTTTCGCCTGGCTCTGCTAATTTATCGTAGGATGAGGATATTATATgataaagaaaagatagaaaaatctTCAAAGGAAGCTactgaaattcttcaaagaaTTACTTCTAATTATCCTTGTTATGTTAATGATCATCTAATGGCTAAAACTTTGGCTTTGCTAGGATCTCTTGAAAATACTGCTTTTTTCCGTTCTCGTAATTGGAGAACAATTGAATATTTCCAGAGAGCTTGTAGTATGTTTCCTCAAGACCGATTTGTAATGGAAAAAAGTGCTACTTTCTATTTATCGATAGGTAAGTATGAAGATGCACAGAAATTGCTAGAGGAAGCCGTTAAAAGAAATGAGACCTCACTTTCACATCATCAtcttggtattatttataaaaatcaaattcCTGAATACAAAGATTTGTGCGTTAAAGAATTACCCTTCTCCAATTGTGAAACACAAGAACTAAAAGAATTAAAAGTAGAAAAACGAATATTAAAATGTCCTGAGAGAATACCtgatattgaaagaaatgaaaatgtggATAAGGCTGAATACCATTTTAAAAGAGCTTACAGTCTGGATCCTCAGAATTTACATGTCATGTATGACCTAGCCTTGTTATACAGAAGTGTGCGCGAATATGAAAATGCGATGAAATGTTTTGAAGATATTGACTTTTCAGTTTTGAACATTTGGGACACAATCAAATACTTCATTCAATatggaaaattttgtttttttctggctgacaaaaaagaaagtgaagaagagaAACAAGATTTAATAGATGTTGGTACGGATATGTTTGTCTGTGCCATCAATCATTTATCTGAGATTCTGGTGCtcaataaaagacagaaaaaaatttgGGAAATCAAAAAGATAATGGAAGGAATTTATAAATTTGCTGACACCGAATACAAAAGTAATCTAATGAAATTAATTCAGTCTATAAAAGAATTGCCTGATGAGGGAGGAATTTTCCCAAAACTTCTCAAAGAATGCGGTGGAAATGAACTTTCACAAAAATTACGATTGTTATGCCGACAGGAGGAATTTCAACAAGCTTTTCTCCATTTAGAGTTTTCTGGTTGTCAACAAAGTGAAATTGATGTCGACCTGAGGAAAACAATTTATCTTCAATATGCTAAAGAGTTCTATGGAAAGAGACAGAAGGTAGCTAcgataattttcaaaaaatattacaaactttGCTTTGGCCATTCCCAAGAATCTGAACACAAAGCAGGTAGTGTTGGCTCATCAAAGATTcctttctttcaatatgatgtctacATTTTAACATCCAAAAGTGATAATGGTGATGCTAAACATCTAGCAGAGAGTTTGGTGACATATTTTGGATTGCAAACTAGCTACGGAGACTCTGATTTCACTCTAGGAATAGGAAAAATGGTAAATGTTAATAAAGTAATGGAAGACAGCTGCCATATTGGAATCTTTTATTCCAAGGATATTTTATCTGAAACGAAATATGCCGTGGAAATTATGAAAAACCGAAAACTGAAAACTGGAAAGATTTTTCTGGTAAACAGCAATAACAGTTCTGAGATAGCCAAACATTTACAAAGTTTTCCTAATGTCGactacaagaacaagaacaacatagAACTGTTAAGACTCTTTGAATTGCTTTGTTCttcagagaaagatagatag